In Populus nigra chromosome 1, ddPopNigr1.1, whole genome shotgun sequence, one genomic interval encodes:
- the LOC133674906 gene encoding protein disulfide isomerase-like 1-6, with product MFPAKPTSRSMLFAFTILLLLTSTIFVTANEDPTVETDNDGADSDLKELIAIDEEEGGGGEEQLQGDQQKEAEVLSKAQRIVLELNSDNARRVIDQNEFVLILGYAPWCARSAELMPQFAEAANKLKELGSPVLMAKLDAERYPKVASTLGIKGFPTLLLFFNGTSQVYTGGFSGEDIVIWARKKTGVPVIRISSSVEAEDFQKKYHLFVLGLFDKFEGHDYEEFIKAATFDNEIQFVEVSSPAVAKILFPNINSKDNFIGIVKSEPEKYTAYGGIFEKDTILQFLEYNKFPLVTILTELNSARVYSSPVKLQVIVFADADDFKNLIRPLQEVARKFISKIMFIYIDIADENQAKPFLTLFGIEDSENTVVTAFDNRMSSKYLLESNPTPSNIEEFCSRLLHGSLSTYFKSQPIPDNKEKILQVVVGKTLDDLVLSSPKNVLLEVYTPWCISCETTTKQIEKLAKHFKGVDNLVFARIDASANEHPKLQVDDYPTLLFYPVGDKENPVKLSTKSSSKDLATVIKSLLRAKEDVPKDEL from the exons ATGTTTCCCGCAAAACCCACCTCAAGATCCATGCTTTTCGCCTTCACCATCCTACTTTTACTCACTTCTACCATCTTTGTCACTGCCAATGAAGACCCAACAGTTGAAACTGATAATGACGGTGCTGATAGTGATTTAAAAGAATTGATAGCAATTGATgaggaagaaggaggaggaggagaagagcaGCTGCAAGGTGACCAACAGAAGGAGGCTGAGGTATTGTCCAAAGCACAGAGGATAGTTCTTGAGCTGAACAGTGATAATGCGAGAAGGGTTATTGATCAGAATGAGTTTGTGTTGATTCTTGGGTATGCACCTTGGTGTGCAAGAAGTGCTGAGCTTATGCCTCAATTTGCTGAGGCTGCTAATAAGCTCAAGGAGTTGGGGAGTCCTGTCTTGATGGCTAAACTTGATGCTGAAAGGTACCCAAAAGTTGCCTCAACTCTTGGGATCAAAGGCTTCCCTactctgcttctttttttcaacgGGACCTCTCAGGTTTACACTGGTGGATTTTCCGG GGAAGATATAGTGATCTGGGCTAGGAAAAAGACAGGTGTGCCTGTTATTAGGATAAGTTCAAGTGTGGAGGCTGAGGATTTTCAGAAGAAGTATCATTTGTTTGTTCTTGGtctttttgataaatttgag GGACATGATTATGAAGAATTTATAAAAGCAGCAACCTTTGACAACGAAATCCAGTTTGTTGAAGTGAGCAGCCCTGCTGTTGCTAAAATTCTCTTCCCAAATATCAATTCTAAAGACAATTTCATTGGAATTGTTAAAAGTGAGCCTGAAAAATACACAGCTTATG GAGGGATCTTTGAAAAGGACACAATATTACAGTTTCTGGAATATAACAAGTTTCCCCTTGTTACCATTCTTACTGAACTGAACTCTGCCAGAGTTTACTCCAGTCCTGTCAAACTTCAG GTTATTGTCTTTGCAGATGCTGATGATTTCAAAAATCTCATTCGGCCTCTTCAAGAGGTTGCCAGAAAGTTCATATCAAAG ATAATGTTCATATACATAGACATTGCAGATGAAAACCAAGCAAAGCCCTTCTTAACATTATTTGGGATTGAAGATTCAGAAAATACTGTG GTGACTGCTTTTGACAACAGAATGAGCTCGAAGTATTTGTTAGAGTCCAATCCAACGCCAAGCAACAtagaa GAATTCTGCTCGAGGCTTCTGCATGGTAGTCTGTCAACTTACTTCAAATCACAACCAATACCTGATAAT AAAGAGAAAATTCTCCAGGTTGTTGTAGGGAAGACTCTTGATGACTTGGTTTTGAGCAGCCCCAAGAATGTACTTCTAGAG GTGTATACACCATGGTGCATCAGCTGTGAGACTACAACTAAGCAGATCGAGAAGTTGGCTAAGCATTTTAAAGGTGTAGACAATTTAGTTTTTGCAAGGATAGATGCTTCTGCAAACGAACATCCAAAACTGCAG GTGGACGACTATCCAACACTTCTATTTTATCCAGTTGGGGATAAAGAAAATCCG GTCAAGCTTTCAACAAAATCCAGCTCAAAGGACCTGGCAACAGTCATCAAATCTCTTTTGAGAGCTAAAGAGGATGTCCCCAAAGATGAACTATAG
- the LOC133671411 gene encoding uncharacterized protein LOC133671411, with amino-acid sequence MLSAKSESDITSLAPSSPSRSPKRPVYFVQSPSRDSHDGDKSSSMQPSPMESPSHPSYGRHSRNSSASRFSGIFRSSSGRKSGGRKRNDNKGWNDKGWPECNVIMEEGNYDDEDKAFTRRFQALIALLSFVFLFTVFCLIIWGASRPYKAEITVKSLVVNNFYVGEGTDSSGVPTKLLTVNGSLRMSVYNPATLFGIHVSSTPINLVYSEVPIATGQLKKYYQPRKSRRTVSVIVEGNKVPLYGAGSSLTVSQTGIVVPLTLKFDVKSRGNVVGKLVRTKHRRQISCPLVIDSSSSKPIKFKKNTCTYD; translated from the exons ATGCTTTCCGCAAAATCTGAATCTGATATTACTAGTTTAGCTCCATCTTCACCTTCAAGGTCTCCAAAACGTCCTGTATATTTCGTACAAAGCCCTTCAAGGGACTCACATGATGGAGACAAGTCGTCTTCTATGCAACCAAGTCCAATGGAGTCACCTTCACACCCTTCTTATGGTCGCCACTCTAGGAACTCGTCGGCTAGTAGGTTTTCAGGGATCTTTAGGTCCTCTTCAGGGAGAAAAAGTGGTGGTAGGAAAAGAAATGATAATAAGGGGTGGAATGATAAGGGGTGGCCTGAGTGTAATGTTATCATGGAAGAAGGGAACTATGATGATGAGGATAAAGCGTTTACCAGAAGGTTTCAGGCCTTGATTGCTCTGTtaagttttgtgtttttgtttacaGTTTTTTGCTTGATTATATGGGGTGCTAGCAGGCCTTACAAAGCAGAGATTACAGTCAAG AGCTTGGtcgtaaataatttttatgttgggGAAGGTACTGACTCCTCTGGTGTTCCTACAAAGCTGCTTACAGTGAATGGTTCATTAAGGATGAGTGTTTACAACCCTGCTACACTATTTGGCATTCATGTCAGCTCCACACCAATCAATCTTGTATACTCAGAGGTCCCCATCGCAACTGGTCAG CTGAAGAAATACTATCAACCAAGAAAGAGTCGCAGGACTGTATCAGTGATTGTGGAAGGAAATAAGGTTCCTTTGTATGGAGCTGGATCCAGTCTAACAGTTTCACAAACTGGTATTGTAGTTCCATTGACACTGAAATTTGATGTTAAATCACGAGGCAATGTGGTAGGAAAGCTGGTCAGGACAAAGCATCGAAGACAAATCTCCTGTCCCTTGGTCATTGATTCTAGCAGCTCTAAACCTATCAAGTTCAAGAAAAATACATGCACCTATGATTGA
- the LOC133680981 gene encoding sulfite exporter TauE/SafE family protein 3-like produces MNTIAGVGSEWWHGTSRLRGKVFICLVVATSMLMVAVAEPSLKQKGSSYNETRKVESPRHVTKGHSGYQHVWPDMRFGLRIVGGTIIAFFGAACGSVGGVGGGGIFVPMLTLVIGFDSKSSTALSKCMITGAAATTVFYNLRLRHPTLELPIIDYDLALLFQPMLILGISIGVTLNVLFADWMIIILLIIFFIATSTRSFFKGVETWKKETKSKQEAARAKLEIHDDEIEAAEEKPLPGGTTSHDQIKPEPNKEKVSIIENIKWKDLGILVIVWLIILALQIGKNYTTTCSAIYWLLNILQIPVAAGVTSYEAVSLYKGRRKITSMGEASNNWPVHELILYCFIGVMAGTVGGMLGLGGGFILGPLFLEMGIPPQVSSATATFAMMFSASMSVVEFYLLKRFPVPYALYFFTVATIAAVVGQHVVRKLISILGRASLIIFILASTIFVSAILVGGAGMASMIEKFERKEYMGFESMCS; encoded by the exons ATGAATACGATAGCTGGAGTTGGATCAGAATGGTGGCATGGCACTTCAAGACTAAGAGGGAAAGTCTTCATTTGTTTGGTTGTTGCAACTTCAATGTTGATGGTGGCTGTAGCTGAACCAAGTTTGAAACAAAAGGGTTCATCATATAATGAGACTCGAAAGGTTGAGTCTCCTCGCCATGTGACAAAAGGCCACTCTGGTTACCAACATGTTTGGCCT gatATGAGATTTGGTTTGAGAATTGTGGGGGGTACTATAATTGCATTCTTCGGAGCAGCATGTGGGAGCGTGGGAGGCGTTGGTGGAGGCGGCATTTTTGTTCCCATGCTTACACTGGTTATTGGGTTTGATTCTAAATCATCAACAGCATTATCAAAAT GTATGATCACAGGTGCAGCGGCGACAactgttttttataatttaagacTAAGACACCCTACACTGGAACTGCCCATTATCGACTACGATCTGGCGCTTCTATTTCAGCCAATGTTGATTCTGGGAATTAGTATTGGAGTGACTCTGAATGTTCTTTTTGCTGACTGGATGATCATTATTTTGCTAATCATTTTCTTCATAG CAACATCAACCAGGTCATTCTTCAAAGGCGTTGaaacatggaaaaaagaaaccaaatcaaaacag GAAGCTGCAAGAGCAAAGTTGGAAATTCATG ACGACGAGATTGAAGCAGCAGAGGAAAAGCCTCTTCCTGGAGGCACCACCAGTCATGATCAAATAAAACCCGAGCCCAATAAAGAGAAG GTCTCTATAATAGAGAATATTAAATGGAAGGACCTTGGAATTCTTGTCATTGTGTGGCTGATCATTCTTGCATTGCAGATTGGGAAG AACTATACAACAACCTGCTCAGCTATATATTGGCTATTGAACATATTACAG ATCCCGGTGGCAGCTGGTGTAACTTCATACGAGGCGGTTAGCCTGTACAAAGGGCGGAGAAAAATTACATCCATGGGAGAAGCAAGCAATAACTGGCCAGTGCACgaacttattttatattgttttataggTGTTATGGCTGGCACAGTTGGAGGCATGCTTGGACTTGGTGGAGGATTCATTTTGGGTCCTCTTTTTTTGGAGATGGGAATCCCTCCACAG GTGTCAAGCGCCACAGCCACCTTCGCCATGATGTTTTCTGCTTCCATGTCTGTCGTAGAATTTTACCTTCTAAAACGTTTCCCCGTCCCTTACG CTCTCTACTTCTTCACCGTGGCCACAATTGCCGCCGTGGTGGGGCAACATGTGGTGAGAAAGCTGATCAGTATATTAGGGAGAGCATCTCTGATCATCTTCATTCTGGCCTCAACAATATTTGTGAGTGCAATATTAGTAG GTGGTGCTGGCATGGCAAGCATGATCGAAAAGTTTGAGAGGAAGGAGTACATGGGATTTGAAAGCATGTGTTCATAG